ATGGAAGAGGTAAAAAGACAAATTCCTTCTGCATATCCTAAATTGTTAGAATATTACGAGAGAATAAAAAATGGAGAAAGGGACATCTATTTTTAGAAAAAGAAAAGAATACCTCGCTTATCTTAATAAATTGGTTAATATCACCAAGAAAGATTTCAAAGTTAGGCTCTGGTTTGCAGAAATCTTAGGTAAGCGATGGTCTTATCTTACAGGTGAAAGAGAGTTTTTTGATTATTCAACCGAAAAGATTCAAATCACAGAAACATTAGGAATGGTGATTAATGATTGGGGAAAGGTCACTAAAGAAAAGAAAGAGAGTTTTATTAGTTTGATTAAGGAGAAGATAAACCAGGAGGGAGAATCATGAATTTTTTCTGGGCACTGGGGGCAAGTATTCTGGTAAGTCTAATTGCTTTTATTGGAATCTTTGGGCTTTTGGTTAAGGAAAAATTATTAAATAAAGCTTTATTGATTTTAGTAGGCTTTTCCGCAGGAGGGCTTATTGGTGGAAGTTTCCTCCATCTTTTACCCGAGGCTCTGGAAGAAACAAAAGAAGCCAATTTCGTATTTTTAAATGTGATTTTGGGTTTTATTATCTTTTTCATTTTAGAAAGATACTTTCGCTGGCGCCATTGCCATAAAGGAGGAAAATGCGAAAATCACCCCTTTACCTATTTAAATCTGTTGGGCGATGGGATTCATAATCTTGGGGACGGTTTGGTTCTGGGAGTGAGTTTTTTCACCGATTTGAAATTAGGATTTGTTACTACTTTAGCCATAATTTTGCATGAAATTCCTCAAGAATTGGGTGATTTTGGGGTTCTGATTTTTGGGGGATTTAGTCGCACTAAAGCGCTTATTCTTAATTTTATCTCCGCTTTGAGTGCAGTTTTAGGGACAGCATTGGGCTTTTTATTTGCTGCTCAGATAAGTAATTTTTCCCAATTTCTTTTGCCCATTGCGGCAGGAGGTTTTATCTATATTGCTTCCTGTGACTTAATACCCGAATTGCATAGACAACCCGATATAAAAGAAGCAAATTTCTCTATGCTCTTTTTCATTTTAGGAATATTTCTTATGTGGGGACTGAGAGTTGTTTCCCATTAGAAAGGAAATTTTGTGCACGAGACGGTTTTTGCCAACGAAATATTAGCATTCTTAAAAAGAGTTTTAACTCAGGAATCAGTGCGAAAAAAAATTGTGGTAAATGTGAAATTGAGTCCTTTTAGCCATGTTAGTCCAGAAAATTTAGCAGAGGCTTTTAACAATTTAATAAGTGATACTGAATTTAAAGGGACAAAGATAGTGATTATGCCTTTAGAAATTTTGGCTAAATGCAAGAAGTGTAAAAATATTTCCTCTATAACCCGCAAAGGATTAAATTGTCAGAAGTGTGGTAGCGACAATTTAGAATTAAATGTAGACAAGGAATTTTACATAGAATCCATTGAGTTACATGAAGAATAATTTGTTAGAAGGAGATAGATGGAACACTTGTCTTTAGATTTAAGGAAAAAGATTCTAAACTACCAAAAGAACGAACTCACTGACCATATAGTATACAAAAAACTTTCCTCTCTTGTGAAAAATACTCAACATGCGGAAATTCTCAAGAGAATTGCGGATGAGGAGTTTTGCCATTATGAGATTTTTAAAGAAACGACGCACAGTGAGGTTAAACCAAGTTATTTTAAGATTTTCTTTTACGTTTTTGTCTCTCGGTTTTTCGGTCTAAATTTTGGTCTGAGGCTTATGGAAAGAGGAGAGGATATTACCCAGGGTAATTACAGTGAGATTAAGAATTTGTCTTCTAAGATAGAAAAAGTAATTTCCGATGAAACAAATCATGAACACGAACTCATCAGTTTAATTGATGAAGAGCGACTTAAGTATGTCAGTTCTATGGTCTTGGGTCTTAACGATGCACTGGTTGAATTAAGTGGGGCTTTAGTAGGGTTCACGCTGGCGCTTCAAAAGACAAAGTTGGTGGGGATTGTCGGTTTAATTACAGGGATTGCCGCTTCTTTATCCATGGCTTCTTCAGAGTTTCTCTCTACTAAGGAAGAGAATTCAGAGAAAAATCCTCTTAAGGCAAGTTTATATACGGGCATTGCCTATGTGGGAACAGTTGTGCTTTTAGTACTACCCTATTTTATTTTCAAAAATATCTTTTTCAGTCTGAGTTTAGTGATTGTAAATGCCATTATGTTAATTCTTATCTTTACTTTCTATATTTCCGTTTCCAGGGGTCTTAATTTCAGAAAAAGATTTTTCGAGATGGCAGGAATAAGTTTGGGAGTTAGTCTGATTAATTTTGGTATTGGTTTATTTATCAGAGGTGTTTTTGGCATAGAAGCATAAAAAAAGAAAGGGATAATTATGTTAAAAGATTTGACACAGATGGAAGAGGGTGAATTAGGGATTATAAAAGAATTTCGAGGAGGTATAGGTTTTGTGAGAAGGATAGAGTCTTTAGGAATACGAGAAGGTAAGAAGATAAAGAAAATAAGTTCCCAATTCTTAAGAGGGCCACAGACAATCGAAATAGATAACTGTCAATTTGCCATCGGCTTTGGTATGGCAAAAAAGATTTTGGTAGAAGTCAAATGAAGAAAATACTCCTCATGGGAAATCCCAATGTTGGTAAGTCTGCAATTTTTTCCCGTCTTACAGGCGCAAGGGTAGTTATTTCTAATTATCCAGGAACAACCGTAGAATTTACCCAAGGGAAAATGAAGGTGGGGGAGGAGATTTTTATGGTTATTGATGCGCCGGGGACATATACCCTTGAGCCTACTTCTAAAGCAGAGGAGATAGCGGTAGAGATGCTTAAAGGAGGAGACACAGTCATTAATGTTGTAGATGCTACTAATTTAGAACGCAACCTCTATCTTACATTGCAACTTTTAGAAAGAGAAATTCCCATCGTTGTAGCTTTAAATATGTGGGATGATACAAAGCACAGAGGGATTGAGATTGATATAAGTAGATTGGAAGAGATGCTTGGCGTTCCGGTGGTGCCTACTTGTGGTTTAACTGGGGAGGGAATTAAAAAATTAATTAGCCGTGTTTCTGAAGCAAAAATTCCCAAATTTAAATTTTCTTCCGATAAAGAAAGATGGGAAACAGTGGGTAAGATTATTTCTTCGGTACAGAAAATAACTCATCGCCACCATAGTTTCTTGGATAATTTAGAAGATTTTAGTATTAAACCATTAACCGGCATTCCTCTTTCTTTTGGGGTTATCTATGTTACTTTTTGGATAATTCGCTTTTTAAGTGAAGGACTTATTAGATATTTATTTGACCCTATTTTTCAGAATTTTTGGCTTCCTTTGATGAATAAACTAAGTATCTTTTTAAAAGAGGGTAATTTTTTACACACTGTTCTTATTGGTAATCTTGTGGAGGGGAAAATCAGTTTTGGTAGTTCTCTGGGAGTTTTAACTACGGCTCTTTACGTTCCTTTAGCCATGGTCCTTCCTTACATTCTAAGTTTTTATCTTCTTTTAGGCCTCTGGGAAGATTTTGGATATTTGCCACGTTTAGCAGTACTGGTGGATAACTTAATGCACCGTATCGGTTTGCACGGATATGCTATTGTTTCTTTTATTTTAGGTTTGGGTTGTAATGTTCCTGGCGCATTAGCGATAAGACTTTTGGAAGGAAGGCGCGAGAAGTTTATTGCAGCCACATTAATGGCGATTGCGGTTCCCTGCATGGCGCAGATTGCCATGATCATAGGTTTAGTAGGAAAAAGGGGAGGCGAGTATGTGGTTTTAATCTTTGCCATACTTTTTTTGCTTTTGATAATTAAGGGTCTAATCCTAAATAAATTTCTAAAAGGAACAAGCCCGGAACTCTTGTTAGAAATCCCTCCCTACAGAATACCCCAGACGAAAGCAGTGGTTAAAAAACTTTGGATGCGTATTTTTATTTTTATTCATGAAGCGGTGCCACTGGTACTTTTAGGAATTTTTTTCATTAATTTACTCTACGCATTCAAAATAATTGAATTTTTGGCAAAACTTTTTTCTCCGCTTCTCATTGGTTTATGGGGTGTTCCTAAAGAAACTATTTCTGCTTTATTAGTGGGTTTTTTAAGAAAAGATGTAGCGGTGGGGATGCTTGCTCCTCTTAATCTTACCACAAAAGAACTTGTTATTAGTTCAACGGTTCTGGCGGTATATTTCCCCTGTATTGCTACGTTTTTTGTTTTAGTGCGGGAGTTGGGGATAAAGGATACTTTAAAAGCAACCCTCATTATGCTTTCTACCGCTCTGTTTTTAGGTACGATTTTGAATTTTTTCCTTCCTAATTAGTATGGAGAGATTAAGTAGAGCTTTCTTTTCGCGTCATCCGAAAATAGTTGCCCCTTTTCTTTTAGGAAAATTTTTGGTAATAAATTCTAAAGAAGGGAAAATAATTACTAAAATTGTGGAAACAGAAGCTTACGGAGGAAGATATGATTTGGGGTGCCATGTGGGGAGATTTGGTTATACCAAAAGGACAGCTCTTTTATTTGGCAAAGTGGGTTGTGCCTATATTTACCCTGTGCATATCAACACCTTCTGCTTAAATGTGGTATGCCATACTAAAAAAGATGCAGGGGGAATTTTGTTAAGGGCTTTGGAACCGCTTAAAGGGAGGGAGATTATCTTGAAAAATTTGAGGAAAAGGGGAAGAGGTTTTGATGTGAGAAAATTATTAAATGGTCCGGGAAAAATCTGTCGGGCTTTGAAGATAGATAGCAGTTTAAATGGTTACGACTTGATTAGGGGTAGAAAAGTTTATCTTGCTGAAGGAGAGAAAGTGGCTAAAGACAAAATTATTGCTACTTCCAGAATAAATATCCCTTATGCCGGGATTTCTAAAAATTGGTTATGGAGATTTATCATAAAAGATTCGGAATTTCTATCAAGAAGATAAGAGGGAATATGAATTTATTATGTTTACAAAAAAATTTAAAGTAATTAGACAACCCTTTCCCCATGTTTTAATTAAGACCAACAAGGAACTTCATGGTTGGTATCGGGGCAAGAGGGAGTGTACCGCTGAGCGAATGTTGATTAATCCTTATAATGGTTGTTCGGTAGGTTGCTTCTATTGCTATGCCAGAGCGCTCCCTGGTTATTTTGGGATATTTAATCAAAAAAATATAGTTTTTGTCTGTAAAGACTTTGATAAATTAATCTCAAGACAACTTGATGCTTTAAATATTGCCAGCTGTGGTTACCTCTCTCCAGTTACCGACCCCTTTCAGATTTTAGAAGAAACTTATCATCTTTCAGAAAGAATAATTGAAGAATTTATTAAAAGAAACATTCCTATAGAATTTATTACCAAATGTAAGGTTCCCGAAAGAGTCATTGATTTAATAAGGACCCAGAAACATTCCTTTGGGCAGATTTCTATCTTAACGACTAAGGAAAACTTAAGAAAGATACTTGCTCCCGGTGGGGCAGATACTATTGAGTTATTTGACAACTTAAAGAGGCTTTCTAAAAAAGGGATATTTTCTGTATGTAGGATTGACCCGATATTTCCTTTTATTACTGATGAAAAAAAAGAGCTTTCTAAAGTAATTGAAAGAGCGATTGACGCCGGGGCAAGACATATTGTAGCAAGCATTTTAGATATTCCTTTAAGGATAAAAAATTTTGTTTTCTATAAAATCAAAAAACACTTTGGTTCTGGAATCTCTGTAGAATACAATTCTTTATATAAAGAGAAGATTGGTTATCTAAATGCTAAGATAGACTATCGCCGAAAAATATTTGAATTTTTAAGAGGATTTTGTGACAAAAAGAAGGTTACTTTTTCCTTGTGTATGGAATATGAATTAAAAGATAATAAAATACAGGGACTAAATCAAGAATTTATGAGTTCAAAGAATTGCGAAGGGATAGATATTCCTTTATATGTGAAAAAAGATAAAAACTTTGAAGTGCTTTACGATTGTTCAGGGAATTGCTTAAATTGTAACAGGCCTCTTTGCGGCATTAAAGATTTAGCGATGGCACGATCTCCAGATACACGCAAGGATTTTAAATTGAGGGATTACAGAAGATGGTCAAGGGAATTCTAACCCCTAATTTTACACTATGAGTTCAACACTATCTGTCAAATTAGCAAGGTTGATAGACGAAAAAGCAAGCAAAAATTTGGGTATTTCTACTTTGGTTTTAATGGAGAATGCCGGTCGTTCTGTCGCAGAGGAGGTAATTAAATTAAAGAGTAAAAAAATTGCTATTTTCTGCGGTAAAGGTAATAACGGAGGAGATGGATTGGTTTCTGCCAGGCATCTTTTATGCAGGGGAATAAAGCCGGAGGTGTTTTTATTGGGAAAAACCGGAGAGGTTAAAAATGAGGCAAAAATAAATTTAGAGATTTTTTTAAATTTGGGGGAGAAGGTTGTAGAGATAAATGAAGTGAACTTAAAGAAGATAAAATTTATAAATTATGAGTTGATTATCGATGCCATCTTTGGGATAGGGCTAAAAGGAGAGATAGCAGGAATTTCTAAAGAGGTTATCGATTCCATAAATTTTTCAGGAGCCTATGTTATTTCCGTAGATATTCCTTCAGGTTTGGATGCAGACACAGGAAAAGTTATGGGTAGTTGTGTAAGGGCAGATAGCACAATTACCTTTTTGGCAAAAAAGAAAGGAATGCTTAGAAATGAAGGACCAAAATATTGCGGTAGGATTATTGTAAAAGATTTAGGTTTTCCTTTTGAAAACAGAGAAAATTTTTATCGCCGCGATTCAATACGCAATTTTCCGCAAATCAAAACGAAATAAAGCACCCCTTTACCACCTTTATCAGCAAATATTTTACTCGGCTACATCCCGCTACATTTTGCTTGACAAGCAAGAATTTTTGTGTTATTTTTTCGAAAAAAGTAACACGATGGAAAGATTAATTAGATTTGGTGTTTCTTTGCCGAAGGAGCTATTGATTAAATTTGATAGGCTCATCAGAGAGAAAAATTATTCTAACCGCTCCAAGGCAATTGGAGATTTAATCAGAGAGGTTTTGGTTAAAAAAGAGTGGCTTGAGGGAAAAGAAGTCGCCGGAGCGATAACCCTTATTTATAACCATCATAAGGATGAACTCTTGGAGAGGCTTACCGATATCCAGCATGAATTTCAGAAAGTGATTATTTCTACCCAGCATATTCACTTGGATGGAGATAATTGTCTAGAAATAATTGCGGTGAGGGGGAAGCCCCAAGAAGTTAAAAAGTTAGCTGATAATCTGAAAGTATTAAAAGGAGTAAAGCACGGAACTTTAAGTATGTCAAGCACAGGGAAAGAGATTGTTTAAAAAGAAGGAGGAGATGTGTTAAAGCGTTTTATGCTCTATCTTATCCGCTGGCAGTTAAGCACACCCATTCTCTGGTTGGTGGTAAGGAATTTAGGTCCGGGTATTTGGGCGACGGTTTTGGCTAATTTAATTGGGGGTTCAATCTTTTTCTGGGTAGATAGATTTATTTTTACTTCGGCAGCGGTAGAGATGTGGCATTTTAAAGAAAAAGGAACCTGCGATAGTTGTGGAAAAGAGACAAGCCTCTGGAGATTAGTTTTTGCTCCTGGGTATGACCGGAGGAATGCCCCTCCAAAATTTTTATGTTTGGAGTGTTCTAAAAAGAAAACCGATGAGTTGAGAAAGAAAGGGATACCTATAAAAGGAAGAAATAAATAAATTATAGAAAGGGGGTGTAATGTATAAAAATTATTTCGTTGTTTTCTGTTTCTTATTATTATTGGTATTTCTCAGTAATTTTATTTACGGTGAAGAAGTTATTTCCCCTGGGCCATTTACTACTTGGACAGCTCCTCTCTGTGGAAAAGGTGTTTTGGTGGCTCAACCCTTCTTCTTCTATACCTCCGCAAGAGGTTCTTTTGATGACGATGGTAAATACCATTCTATTCCCGAAGGCGAAAAGAAGAGGCAAATTCAAGAACAATTGTTTCTTTATTACGGTTTAACTGAGCGCTTAGAAATCGATGCCCAATTAACTTATCAACATAACTATGTAAAACAAGAAGACCTAAAAGCTCATGCTCATGGCTTGGCTGATACCTATTTATTTCTAAGATATCTTTTAAAAGAAGAAGATAAGTTCCCTTGTGTCACCAGCCTTTTTCAGATTAAACTTCCTACGGCAAAATATAAAAATTTAGATGAAGATAAACTTGGCACCGACGCTTTAGGTAATGGAGTTTATGAACCAGGGATGGGATTAATCGCTACTAAAAATTTAAAACCTTTCATAGTACATTTTGATACTATCTATACTCATCCCTTAGAAAGAAAAATAGAAGGAATTAAAACTCTTTACGGCCAAGGTTTAAACCTGGACTTTGCTATAGAGTATTTATTACCAAAAGGATTTAATCTTATGTTTGAACTAAATGGGGTTATGCAAAAAGATAGAAGAGAAAACGGAGAAAAGATTCCTGCTTCTGATATAAGATATCTTATGTTTTCTTCAGGAATTGGTTGGGCATCGGAGAAATTTCAAATGCTCTTTGGTTACCAAAGAACTTTTATAGGTAAAAACACAGAGGTCAATGATTCTTTAGTGCTTACTTTTGTGTATACTTTTTAAAAAGGGGGTGATATAATGTGGTTAGTAACTACGGTAGTTTCGGCGGTAGGGGTGACGATACTTAATCTTGTCCTTCCTAAGAAATATAAATTTAAATTGGGTTTTTTGGCACTAATGCTTTGGGGAGCAACGGTGATGATTTTAATTGACCACATCTTGGGCTACGAAGGAGGGCCTTTTTTAGAAAAAACTACCGAAGGATTAATCAAAAACGGAACATTTTTAGGATTAGCGATGCTTGTTCCGGTATTAGGTATCTGGATGGTTTCGGTTTTAATTACCAATTCAAAAAGGAGGTGAAAGATGGCTTGTTTTTTGGCTCCGATGGCAACTGCCATATTAACTACTGCAGTAAAGAAAAAAGTTTCTAAAGAATACCATTTCCACTGGTTAATTTCTATGCTTTGGGGTGGGGTGATAATGCTTGTTGTGGAACACATTGCTCATGGCGAGATTGTGCTTTATCCTCCATTTTTAACCCGCGGGATAGGCGAGGCTCTTCCTGAGATATTGAAGATAGGAGTTCCAATGACATTGGCGGTAGTATTTTTATGGTTGATAATGGCAGGAGTGGCAAATTGGCTTGAAAAAACAAAAAAGGTAAAATGGGCAGAAGTTTAGAAGAAAGGATACGATAATTATGCCATTTAAAATTTTTTTGAGTATATTTTCTGCAGTGTTTTTTGCAGAAATGGGTGATAAGACACAGCTTGCAGGATTAAGTCTTGTTTCCCGCACAAAATCTCCCTGGTTGGTTTTCTTAGGTTCGGTATCTGCGTATACCATTGTGACTCTCTTTACAGTCTGCTTCGGACATCTTTTAGGGAGATACCTGCCAGAGAATTTCATTCGTTTCGTCTCTGCTTCTATATTTATTATTATTGGAATTTTTATGTTGTTGGGCAAGGTGTAAAAAAAAAGATTTGACGAAAAGTTCTAAGAAGAGTAAAATAGATAAACTTCTTTTTGTCAAAATGGATAAAAAATTTCTTAAAGAAATTCGCATTCATGCGCGCGCAGGACAGGGAGCAATTACTACCGCCAGCATTTTAGGGGATGCTTTATTTGAGGAAGATAAATTTTCCTATGCCTTTCCTCATTTTGGCGCAGCGAGGATGGGTGCTCCCATGAATGCCTTTGTGCGGGTATCGGATAGACCGGTGCGGTTAAGAAGTCAGGTTTATGAACCAGATTACCTTTTAATCATTGACCCCACTCTTATCAGAGGTTTTGATGTTTTTAAAGGGTTTAAGGATGAAGGAGTTGCGGTGATTAATAGCGAAGCAGAAATTTCTCTCTCGGGATTAAAGAAAAGTCAAAAAATATTTTTTATTCCTGCGAATAAAATTGCCCAAGAGATAATCGGAAGACCTTTGGGTAATACTGCAATTCTGGGTGCCTTTTGTGCGGTTACAGATTTGGTAAAAATTGAATCTTTAATTAAAGCAATCAATAAGCGGTTTTCAGGAAAGGTCGCCCAGCAAAATGTAGAGACAGCCAAGAGAGGATACGATTATATAAAAAAATAAGAAATACGAAATTGACCTAAGATGATTATTCACTTAACTGCAAAACCGGGTTCAGCAAGAAATAATAAAACCGGTTCTTGGAGAATAGAGAAAAAGCCAAAATTCTTACAGAAGAATTGCGTTGCCTGTAAGAACTGCCTTATAATCTGTCCTGAAGGTTGTATTACCGGAGAAGAAAAAAATACCTTTAATTGTGATTATGATTTTTGTAAAGGTTGTGGACTTTGTGCAGTGATTTGTCCTAAACAGGACATTATAATGGTAAGTGAGGAATAAAATCCGCAAAAAATACGCTAGATTTTAAGCAAAATAACGCAGAATGAAAGAATACTTAGAAGGTTCACAGGCGATTGCGAAGGTAGTGGCTTTATGTAGACCGGGAGTAATTTCTGCCTATCCCATTACCCCCCAGACGCACATTGTAGAAGGATTAGCACAACTGGTTGCTGACGGAGAGTTAAAAGTAGAATTTGTGAATGTAGAATCAGAGCATTCTGCTGCCTCCTGTTGTTTAGGGGCTTTGGCTACCGGGGTGCGTGCTTATACTTCTACAAGTTCTCAAGGGCTTCTGTTAATGGCAGAGGTTATTTTTAATATTGCAGGATTAAGACTTCCTCTTGTGCTTACCTGTGCTAATCGTGCAGTTTCTGCGCCCATAAATATCTGGAATGACCATCAGGATTCTGTTACCGTAAGGGATTCCGGTTGGATTCAATTCTATGCAGAAAGCATTCAAGAAGCAGCAGACCTCCATATTCAGGGATACCGTTTAAGTGAAGATAAAAGAGTTTTGCTTCCCGTAATGATAAATATCGACGGCTATATTCTTACCCATGGTTATGAAGTAGTGGATATTCCCGCACAAGAATTGGTAGATAAATTTTTACCCCCTTATCAACTGGAGCGTAAACTTGACCCAACTCATCCTCTAACCTTAGGTGTTTTAGCAGGTCCTGATTACTATATGGAGACACGTTTTGCAATTGAAAAGACGATGGAAGATGTTTTGAGTATAATTCCTGAAATAAGCAATGAGTTCCATAGGACTTTTGGCAGAAACACCGGCGGATTAATCGAGAAGTATTGTTTAGAAGATGCCCAAAGAGTAATTGTTGCTATGGGTTCGGTTTGCGGAACGATTAAGGAAACAATTGATGAAATTCGAGAAAAGGGAGAGAAAGTAGGGCTACTTAAAATAATTACTTATCGACCTCTTCCTCAAGAGGAAATTTATCAAGCCTTAAAGAAGGTTAAGGAAATAGCGGTTTTGGAAAAGGCGATTTCTTTAGGCGGTTTTGGTCCTTTATATACGGAGATAAAATCTTTATTTCAGGGTAAAGGTGAAAATCCCAAAATAAGTGGATTCATTGTGGGTTTGGGTGGCCGGGATATAACCAAGAATTCAATTAAGACAGTCTTTGATAAACTTTCTGGAAAGCAAACCGATTGCGAATTTATTGATTTAAAAAACGTAGAAATACGCTAAAACAAAAAGCGAAGCAAGGCAAAGTAAATTAAAAATAAAATGTATAAACCATTATTATCGCCCGGACACACCGCTTGTGGAGG
This genomic stretch from Candidatus Omnitrophota bacterium harbors:
- a CDS encoding ferrous iron transport protein A translates to MLKDLTQMEEGELGIIKEFRGGIGFVRRIESLGIREGKKIKKISSQFLRGPQTIEIDNCQFAIGFGMAKKILVEVK
- a CDS encoding ZIP family metal transporter encodes the protein MNFFWALGASILVSLIAFIGIFGLLVKEKLLNKALLILVGFSAGGLIGGSFLHLLPEALEETKEANFVFLNVILGFIIFFILERYFRWRHCHKGGKCENHPFTYLNLLGDGIHNLGDGLVLGVSFFTDLKLGFVTTLAIILHEIPQELGDFGVLIFGGFSRTKALILNFISALSAVLGTALGFLFAAQISNFSQFLLPIAAGGFIYIASCDLIPELHRQPDIKEANFSMLFFILGIFLMWGLRVVSH
- the nikR gene encoding nickel-responsive transcriptional regulator NikR, whose protein sequence is MERLIRFGVSLPKELLIKFDRLIREKNYSNRSKAIGDLIREVLVKKEWLEGKEVAGAITLIYNHHKDELLERLTDIQHEFQKVIISTQHIHLDGDNCLEIIAVRGKPQEVKKLADNLKVLKGVKHGTLSMSSTGKEIV
- a CDS encoding hydrogenase maturation nickel metallochaperone HypA, which produces MHETVFANEILAFLKRVLTQESVRKKIVVNVKLSPFSHVSPENLAEAFNNLISDTEFKGTKIVIMPLEILAKCKKCKNISSITRKGLNCQKCGSDNLELNVDKEFYIESIELHEE
- a CDS encoding ferrous iron transporter B; this translates as MKKILLMGNPNVGKSAIFSRLTGARVVISNYPGTTVEFTQGKMKVGEEIFMVIDAPGTYTLEPTSKAEEIAVEMLKGGDTVINVVDATNLERNLYLTLQLLEREIPIVVALNMWDDTKHRGIEIDISRLEEMLGVPVVPTCGLTGEGIKKLISRVSEAKIPKFKFSSDKERWETVGKIISSVQKITHRHHSFLDNLEDFSIKPLTGIPLSFGVIYVTFWIIRFLSEGLIRYLFDPIFQNFWLPLMNKLSIFLKEGNFLHTVLIGNLVEGKISFGSSLGVLTTALYVPLAMVLPYILSFYLLLGLWEDFGYLPRLAVLVDNLMHRIGLHGYAIVSFILGLGCNVPGALAIRLLEGRREKFIAATLMAIAVPCMAQIAMIIGLVGKRGGEYVVLIFAILFLLLIIKGLILNKFLKGTSPELLLEIPPYRIPQTKAVVKKLWMRIFIFIHEAVPLVLLGIFFINLLYAFKIIEFLAKLFSPLLIGLWGVPKETISALLVGFLRKDVAVGMLAPLNLTTKELVISSTVLAVYFPCIATFFVLVRELGIKDTLKATLIMLSTALFLGTILNFFLPN
- a CDS encoding TMEM165/GDT1 family protein, with the translated sequence MPFKIFLSIFSAVFFAEMGDKTQLAGLSLVSRTKSPWLVFLGSVSAYTIVTLFTVCFGHLLGRYLPENFIRFVSASIFIIIGIFMLLGKV
- a CDS encoding 4Fe-4S binding protein, which gives rise to MIIHLTAKPGSARNNKTGSWRIEKKPKFLQKNCVACKNCLIICPEGCITGEEKNTFNCDYDFCKGCGLCAVICPKQDIIMVSEE
- a CDS encoding NAD(P)H-hydrate epimerase, yielding MSSTLSVKLARLIDEKASKNLGISTLVLMENAGRSVAEEVIKLKSKKIAIFCGKGNNGGDGLVSARHLLCRGIKPEVFLLGKTGEVKNEAKINLEIFLNLGEKVVEINEVNLKKIKFINYELIIDAIFGIGLKGEIAGISKEVIDSINFSGAYVISVDIPSGLDADTGKVMGSCVRADSTITFLAKKKGMLRNEGPKYCGRIIVKDLGFPFENRENFYRRDSIRNFPQIKTK
- a CDS encoding DNA-3-methyladenine glycosylase, translating into MERLSRAFFSRHPKIVAPFLLGKFLVINSKEGKIITKIVETEAYGGRYDLGCHVGRFGYTKRTALLFGKVGCAYIYPVHINTFCLNVVCHTKKDAGGILLRALEPLKGREIILKNLRKRGRGFDVRKLLNGPGKICRALKIDSSLNGYDLIRGRKVYLAEGEKVAKDKIIATSRINIPYAGISKNWLWRFIIKDSEFLSRR
- the porA gene encoding pyruvate ferredoxin oxidoreductase, encoding MKEYLEGSQAIAKVVALCRPGVISAYPITPQTHIVEGLAQLVADGELKVEFVNVESEHSAASCCLGALATGVRAYTSTSSQGLLLMAEVIFNIAGLRLPLVLTCANRAVSAPINIWNDHQDSVTVRDSGWIQFYAESIQEAADLHIQGYRLSEDKRVLLPVMINIDGYILTHGYEVVDIPAQELVDKFLPPYQLERKLDPTHPLTLGVLAGPDYYMETRFAIEKTMEDVLSIIPEISNEFHRTFGRNTGGLIEKYCLEDAQRVIVAMGSVCGTIKETIDEIREKGEKVGLLKIITYRPLPQEEIYQALKKVKEIAVLEKAISLGGFGPLYTEIKSLFQGKGENPKISGFIVGLGGRDITKNSIKTVFDKLSGKQTDCEFIDLKNVEIR
- a CDS encoding transporter encodes the protein MYKNYFVVFCFLLLLVFLSNFIYGEEVISPGPFTTWTAPLCGKGVLVAQPFFFYTSARGSFDDDGKYHSIPEGEKKRQIQEQLFLYYGLTERLEIDAQLTYQHNYVKQEDLKAHAHGLADTYLFLRYLLKEEDKFPCVTSLFQIKLPTAKYKNLDEDKLGTDALGNGVYEPGMGLIATKNLKPFIVHFDTIYTHPLERKIEGIKTLYGQGLNLDFAIEYLLPKGFNLMFELNGVMQKDRRENGEKIPASDIRYLMFSSGIGWASEKFQMLFGYQRTFIGKNTEVNDSLVLTFVYTF
- a CDS encoding VIT1/CCC1 transporter family protein — its product is MEHLSLDLRKKILNYQKNELTDHIVYKKLSSLVKNTQHAEILKRIADEEFCHYEIFKETTHSEVKPSYFKIFFYVFVSRFFGLNFGLRLMERGEDITQGNYSEIKNLSSKIEKVISDETNHEHELISLIDEERLKYVSSMVLGLNDALVELSGALVGFTLALQKTKLVGIVGLITGIAASLSMASSEFLSTKEENSEKNPLKASLYTGIAYVGTVVLLVLPYFIFKNIFFSLSLVIVNAIMLILIFTFYISVSRGLNFRKRFFEMAGISLGVSLINFGIGLFIRGVFGIEA
- a CDS encoding 2-oxoacid:acceptor oxidoreductase family protein; the encoded protein is MDKKFLKEIRIHARAGQGAITTASILGDALFEEDKFSYAFPHFGAARMGAPMNAFVRVSDRPVRLRSQVYEPDYLLIIDPTLIRGFDVFKGFKDEGVAVINSEAEISLSGLKKSQKIFFIPANKIAQEIIGRPLGNTAILGAFCAVTDLVKIESLIKAINKRFSGKVAQQNVETAKRGYDYIKK